From a region of the Neobacillus niacini genome:
- the zupT gene encoding zinc transporter ZupT, producing MTENLLLAFGLTLFAGLATGIGSLLAFFTSHTNTKFLSVTLGFSAGVMIYVSMVEIFVKAKVALVDSLGVVQGNWLTVGGFFGGMLLIASIDKFIPKQSNPHELKTVEDMNQPDTNDGKKPDLLKMGTFTALAIGIHNFPEGIATFTSALQDPALGIAIAVAIAIHNIPEGIAVSVPVYFATGDKKKAFKLSFLSGLSEPIGALVAYLFLMPFLNDIMFGIIFAAVAGIMVFISLDELLPAAKRYDETHLSIYGLIAGMAVMALSLLLFI from the coding sequence ATGACAGAGAATCTGCTATTAGCATTTGGGCTAACATTATTTGCTGGCCTTGCAACAGGCATAGGAAGTCTGCTCGCATTTTTCACTTCACATACCAATACAAAATTTCTCTCAGTTACCCTCGGTTTTTCAGCAGGTGTGATGATTTATGTCTCGATGGTTGAGATTTTTGTAAAAGCAAAGGTCGCACTTGTTGACTCATTGGGTGTTGTTCAAGGGAACTGGTTAACGGTCGGAGGCTTTTTCGGAGGCATGCTTCTGATTGCTTCAATTGATAAATTTATACCGAAGCAATCAAACCCTCATGAATTGAAAACAGTAGAAGATATGAATCAGCCTGATACAAATGACGGAAAGAAGCCTGACCTTCTAAAAATGGGAACATTTACTGCGCTTGCCATCGGAATTCACAATTTTCCCGAAGGAATCGCAACCTTCACTTCTGCTTTACAGGATCCTGCACTTGGTATTGCCATCGCTGTTGCGATAGCGATCCATAACATCCCAGAGGGCATTGCAGTTTCAGTACCTGTTTACTTTGCGACTGGTGATAAGAAAAAGGCTTTTAAACTATCATTCTTGTCTGGCTTATCGGAACCAATTGGTGCACTGGTTGCCTACTTATTCTTAATGCCTTTTTTAAATGATATTATGTTCGGAATTATATTTGCAGCAGTTGCAGGGATAATGGTATTTATCTCACTTGATGAATTATTACCTGCCGCAAAAAGATATGACGAAACCCACCTTTCAATTTACGGTCTTATTGCCGGAATGGCCGTTATGGCACTCAGTCTTTTACTATTCATCTAA
- a CDS encoding 5-bromo-4-chloroindolyl phosphate hydrolysis family protein, producing MNRFLSFLVQFVVTVPSAVTVWFLSYFAFDLTFLISSTISLAGAVVVSKITSGVMTSKFLKKHQLTRKEYRYIKKNLNEAKQKINKLNKSLFSIRDLPTIKQRLDVLRITRKIQSMTQTEPRRFYKAEKFYFSHLDSVVELTEKYRFLSQQPKKSHEIDVSLYETRQTLTDLTKALEEDLYHIVSDDLDSLNFEIDVAKHSIKKLNDTKTIDESRRLK from the coding sequence ATGAACCGATTTTTATCATTTCTAGTTCAATTTGTTGTGACTGTTCCATCTGCGGTTACGGTATGGTTTTTAAGCTATTTTGCGTTCGATCTCACATTTTTAATTTCATCCACCATTTCTTTAGCAGGCGCGGTTGTTGTTTCTAAGATAACATCAGGGGTCATGACATCCAAATTCTTAAAAAAACATCAGCTCACTAGAAAAGAATATCGTTATATAAAGAAGAATTTAAATGAAGCAAAACAAAAAATAAACAAACTGAACAAATCATTATTCTCCATAAGAGATCTTCCTACGATAAAGCAAAGACTTGATGTACTTCGCATTACTAGGAAAATTCAAAGCATGACCCAAACGGAACCGAGGCGCTTTTATAAAGCTGAAAAGTTTTATTTTTCTCACTTAGATTCAGTCGTTGAGTTAACCGAGAAATACCGCTTTTTATCACAGCAGCCTAAGAAAAGTCATGAAATTGATGTTTCTTTATATGAGACTCGTCAAACCCTAACAGATCTAACGAAGGCCTTGGAAGAGGATCTCTATCATATTGTTTCAGACGATTTAGATTCCTTGAATTTTGAAATTGATGTTGCTAAACATTCCATCAAAAAACTTAATGATACTAAAACCATTGACGAAAGCAGGAGGCTAAAATGA
- a CDS encoding toxic anion resistance protein, translated as MSENNSPQLNKTGNLLDDILANPFGENQELTPQAQTAPQLQEAKPTKLIDIIPEENRAKAYQLAEQIDPKNHQAMITYGTQAQGKLLSFSHTMLEHVQKKDIGEVGEIISDLMKRLDEVNPDELKDGKPSFFGRMFGKISNSLQEVLSKYQKTGAQIDRISVKLDRSKNVLLSDIKLLEQLYETNKEYFHALNVYIAAGEIKLEELHQKTIPEMKRAAAATNDQMKVQEVNDMIQFADRLDKRLYDLKLSREITIQSAPQIRLIQNTNQALVEKIQSSIMTAIPLWKNQVAIALTLIRQRHAVEAQKKVSQTTNELLLKNAEMLKTNTIETAKENERGLVDIETLKKTQENLITTLEETMRIQEEGRHKRRLAEQELANMENDLRLKLLEIKGK; from the coding sequence ATGAGCGAAAATAACTCCCCGCAGTTGAATAAAACTGGAAATTTATTAGATGATATTCTAGCCAATCCATTTGGTGAAAATCAAGAACTGACACCACAAGCACAGACGGCACCGCAGCTTCAAGAAGCCAAGCCTACAAAACTAATTGATATTATTCCTGAGGAGAACCGTGCCAAAGCCTATCAGCTTGCTGAACAAATTGACCCGAAAAATCACCAGGCGATGATTACCTACGGTACGCAGGCACAAGGAAAGCTCTTAAGTTTTTCCCACACCATGCTCGAACATGTCCAGAAAAAGGATATCGGCGAGGTTGGCGAAATCATTAGTGATTTAATGAAGCGGCTGGATGAGGTGAATCCCGATGAACTGAAGGATGGGAAGCCATCCTTTTTCGGACGTATGTTTGGAAAAATTTCGAACTCGCTTCAAGAAGTTTTGTCCAAATACCAAAAGACTGGTGCACAAATTGACCGGATTAGTGTGAAACTTGACCGTAGCAAGAACGTGTTATTATCGGATATTAAACTATTGGAACAGCTTTATGAAACAAATAAAGAATATTTCCATGCTTTAAATGTTTATATTGCGGCAGGAGAAATTAAGCTAGAAGAACTGCACCAAAAAACAATTCCGGAAATGAAACGTGCTGCCGCGGCAACCAATGATCAAATGAAGGTTCAAGAAGTAAACGATATGATTCAGTTTGCTGACCGTTTGGACAAACGCTTATACGATTTGAAATTAAGTCGTGAAATTACCATTCAAAGTGCACCACAAATCCGTCTCATTCAAAACACGAACCAGGCGCTTGTGGAAAAAATACAATCGTCCATCATGACGGCTATTCCGCTTTGGAAAAACCAAGTAGCGATTGCACTAACCCTCATTCGTCAGCGCCATGCAGTCGAGGCACAGAAAAAGGTATCACAGACTACCAATGAGTTGTTGTTAAAAAATGCTGAAATGCTAAAAACCAATACGATTGAAACCGCAAAAGAAAATGAGCGAGGACTCGTTGATATCGAGACACTTAAAAAGACTCAGGAAAACTTAATCACCACGCTTGAAGAAACGATGCGCATTCAAGAAGAAGGGCGCCACAAACGACGTTTGGCTGAGCAGGAACTTGCCAATATGGAAAATGATTTACGACTGAAACTCTTAGAAATCAAAGGTAAATAA
- a CDS encoding D-alanyl-D-alanine carboxypeptidase family protein, whose translation MVNKYFSIIGGIVITTVLLSGCSEKILNAKGNQNQSEVLPDPDNNNSIPTDQKQKNVENTEQSEPSLTEENVKPQEQEGSATPESIQVVFNPESIPVLVNKQNKLPDNYNPTDLIFTDIPFVSGASNEKRKMRKEAASALSQLFAGAKAEGISLLGVSAYRSHATQTTLFNYYVNRDGYEKARTYSALPGTSEHETGLAIDVTGGNGKCAAEDCFGGTKEAAWLEQHAAEYGFIIRYPQGKENITGYQYEPWHLRYVGKEIAIKIMNKGITLEEYNSEI comes from the coding sequence ATCGTGAATAAATATTTTTCAATAATTGGTGGAATCGTCATAACCACTGTACTATTATCTGGCTGTTCGGAAAAAATTCTGAATGCCAAAGGCAATCAGAACCAGTCTGAGGTCCTGCCAGATCCAGATAATAACAACTCAATTCCAACTGATCAAAAGCAGAAAAATGTCGAAAATACTGAACAATCAGAGCCATCATTGACTGAAGAAAACGTAAAGCCACAAGAACAAGAGGGTTCGGCCACTCCTGAAAGTATACAAGTTGTTTTTAATCCGGAAAGTATTCCGGTGCTCGTTAATAAACAAAATAAACTGCCAGACAATTATAATCCTACTGATCTTATTTTTACCGATATTCCTTTTGTTTCTGGAGCAAGTAATGAAAAACGCAAAATGCGTAAAGAAGCTGCATCTGCTCTTAGTCAATTATTTGCTGGTGCTAAAGCAGAAGGTATTTCCCTTTTGGGGGTTTCCGCATATAGATCTCATGCAACGCAAACGACATTGTTTAACTACTATGTAAACCGTGATGGATATGAAAAAGCAAGAACGTATAGTGCTTTGCCTGGCACGAGTGAACATGAAACCGGTCTTGCTATTGATGTTACCGGCGGTAATGGAAAATGTGCCGCTGAAGATTGTTTTGGAGGTACCAAAGAGGCAGCTTGGCTGGAACAGCACGCAGCAGAATACGGGTTTATTATTAGATATCCACAGGGAAAAGAAAATATTACGGGATATCAATACGAACCTTGGCACCTTCGCTATGTTGGGAAGGAAATTGCAATCAAGATTATGAACAAAGGGATCACGCTTGAAGAATACAATAGTGAAATATAG